In the Lepus europaeus isolate LE1 chromosome 18, mLepTim1.pri, whole genome shotgun sequence genome, one interval contains:
- the WSB1 gene encoding WD repeat and SOCS box-containing protein 1 isoform X2, with protein MASFPPRVNEKEIVRSRTIGELLAPAAPFDKKCGRENWTVAFAPDGSYFAWSQGHRTVKLVPWSQCLRNFLLHGTKNVTSSSSLRLSRQNSDGGQKNKPREHIIDCGDIVWSLAFGSSVPEKQSRCVNIEWHRFRFGQDQLLLATGLSNGRIKIWDVYTGKLLLNLVDHTEVVRDLTFAPDGSLILVSASRDKTLRVWDLKDDGNMMKVLRGHQNWVYSCAFSPDSSMLCSVGASKAVVAAILV; from the exons ATGGCCAGCTTTCCCCCGAGGGTCAACGAGAAAGAGATCG TGAGATCACGCACTATAGGTGAACTTTTAGCTCCAGCAGCTCCTTTTGACAAGAAATGTGGTCGTGAGAATTGGACCGTTGCTTTTGCTCCAGATGGTTCATACTTTGCTTGGTCGCAAGGACATCGTACAGTAAAGCTTGTTCCGTGGTCCCAGTGCCTTAGGAACTT TCTCCTGCATGGCACCAAGAATGTTACCAGTTCAAGTAGTTTAAGATTGTCAAGACAAAATAGTGATGGTGGTCAGAAAAATAAACCTCGTGAACATATTATAGACTGTGGAGATATCGTCTGGAGTCTTGCTTTTGGATCTTCAGTTCCTGAAAAACAGAGTCGCTGTGTGAATATAGAATGGCATCGATTCAGATTTGGGCAGGATCAGCTGCTTCTTGCCACAGGGTTAAGCAATGGACGTATCAAAATATGGGATGTATATACAG GAAAGCTCCTCCTTAACTTGGTTGATCATACTGAAGTGGTCAGAGATTTAACTTTTGCTCCAGATGGGAGCTTGATCTTAGTGTCAGCTTCAAGAGACAAAACTCTCAGAGTGTGGGACCTGAAAGATGATG GAAACATGATGAAAGTGTTGAGGGGGCATCAGAACTGGGTGTACAGCTGTGCATTCTCGCCCGACTCTTCCATGCTGTGTTCAGTTGGAGCCAGTAAAGCA gtggtggcagcAATATTGGTGTGA
- the WSB1 gene encoding WD repeat and SOCS box-containing protein 1 isoform X1 → MASFPPRVNEKEIVRSRTIGELLAPAAPFDKKCGRENWTVAFAPDGSYFAWSQGHRTVKLVPWSQCLRNFLLHGTKNVTSSSSLRLSRQNSDGGQKNKPREHIIDCGDIVWSLAFGSSVPEKQSRCVNIEWHRFRFGQDQLLLATGLSNGRIKIWDVYTGKLLLNLVDHTEVVRDLTFAPDGSLILVSASRDKTLRVWDLKDDGNMMKVLRGHQNWVYSCAFSPDSSMLCSVGASKAVFLWNMDTYTMIRKLEGHYHDVVACDFSPDGALLATASYDTRVYIWDPYNGEILMEFGHLFPPPTPIFAGGANDRWVRSVSFSHDGLHIASLADDKMVRFWRIDEDLPVQVAPLSNGLCCAFSTDGSVLAAGTQDGSVYFWATPRQVPSLQHLCRMSIRRVMPTQEVQELPIPSKVLEFLSYRI, encoded by the exons ATGGCCAGCTTTCCCCCGAGGGTCAACGAGAAAGAGATCG TGAGATCACGCACTATAGGTGAACTTTTAGCTCCAGCAGCTCCTTTTGACAAGAAATGTGGTCGTGAGAATTGGACCGTTGCTTTTGCTCCAGATGGTTCATACTTTGCTTGGTCGCAAGGACATCGTACAGTAAAGCTTGTTCCGTGGTCCCAGTGCCTTAGGAACTT TCTCCTGCATGGCACCAAGAATGTTACCAGTTCAAGTAGTTTAAGATTGTCAAGACAAAATAGTGATGGTGGTCAGAAAAATAAACCTCGTGAACATATTATAGACTGTGGAGATATCGTCTGGAGTCTTGCTTTTGGATCTTCAGTTCCTGAAAAACAGAGTCGCTGTGTGAATATAGAATGGCATCGATTCAGATTTGGGCAGGATCAGCTGCTTCTTGCCACAGGGTTAAGCAATGGACGTATCAAAATATGGGATGTATATACAG GAAAGCTCCTCCTTAACTTGGTTGATCATACTGAAGTGGTCAGAGATTTAACTTTTGCTCCAGATGGGAGCTTGATCTTAGTGTCAGCTTCAAGAGACAAAACTCTCAGAGTGTGGGACCTGAAAGATGATG GAAACATGATGAAAGTGTTGAGGGGGCATCAGAACTGGGTGTACAGCTGTGCATTCTCGCCCGACTCTTCCATGCTGTGTTCAGTTGGAGCCAGTAAAGCA GTTTTCCTTTGGAATATGGATACATATACCATGATACGGAAACTAGAAGGACATTACCATGATGTTGTAGCTTGTGACTTTTCTCCTGATGGAGCATTGCTGGCTACTGCATCTTACGATACTCGAGTATATATCTGGGATCCATACAATGGAGAAATTCTGATGGAATTTGG GCACCTGTTTCCCCCTCCTACTCCAATATTTGCTGGAGGAGCAAATGACCGATGGGTACGATCTGTGTCTTTTAGTCATGATGGACTGCATATTGCAAGCCTTGCTGATGATAA aatggtGAGGTTCTGGAGAATTGATGAAGATCTTCCAGTACAAGTGGCCCCTTTGAGCAATGGTCTTTGCTGTGCCTTTTCTACTGATGGTAGTGTTTTAGCTGCTGG CACTCAGGATGGAAGTGTGTATTTCTGGGCCACTCCAAGGCAGGTCCCTAGCCTTCAACATCTGTGTCGCATGTCCATCCGAAGAGTGATGCCCACCCAAGAAGTGCAGGAACTGCCCATTCCTTCCAAAGTCTTGGAGTTTCTCTCCTATCGTATTTAG